A segment of the Malaclemys terrapin pileata isolate rMalTer1 chromosome 1, rMalTer1.hap1, whole genome shotgun sequence genome:
CCCTAGATACCTCGAGCGGTGTCTCTCAAAAAGAAGGCCATTCAGCAGAGCTACTGCACACCTGCTGGTACCACAAAGAGTCTGAGCACAAACAGTCTCTgccatagaaaaaaaatcatcataataATTCATTATGTAAAACAGTCTTCCTGAAATACAACCAAACAAAATAGCTTTGTGCTGAACTATCAGCTACCATCAGTTTCAATTGGAGtttatagtacacctctacctcgatataacgctgtcctcgggagccaaaaaatcttaccgcgttataggtgaaaccgcgttatattgaacttgctttgatccaccggagtgtgcagccccgcccccctggagcactgctttactgcgttatatccgaatttgtgttatatcgggtggcgttatatcgaggtagcagtgtgcTCATCACATCTCACAATCAGGCCTAAGGACTTGATCTTGCACCATGGAAATCCATGgtagttttgctactgacttcagtaggagaagGATCAAGGTCTAATGCTTTGATCCTCCACTAAGAACTTGCGGAGAGATCACTGCACCCAATACAgagcccctttgaagtcagtgggactcaggGTGAGCACAAGTGTTGAGGTTTGCCCACGCAGttctcagtgcaggatcagggcctaaatgaggAAAGACCATGATAAAGTCAGTCAAGGCGTGGAACCAAATCTCAGAACAGGAGGGAATTAGTAGGGTCACAAAGGTGCAAATCTGTGCTAATTGCTCCTGTCTCACAATCCTGCTGGTTTTGTCTTAAAACCTGGTGGGGGAGCAACACATTTAAATAAAGGACACtcctttattttatcttttttcttaTTCCTTAGGACCCTGCTTTATGGCTTCAGCACATAATACACATAATATGCAGGAAATGTATATACATTATGTACACTGTTCTATGTATTACACATGTTATATGCAATATGTAAAACAGGTAATACATATATAATATAGCACAATGCATTAATggctgcctctctctcactctctaatgcacacacatgcatgcaaaatatacatttaattttaaaagacatttCCTTATCTGTGGATTCCGTAAGCATcaatttccccttcctccccacttgCTCTCCAACAAGGAAGGGTGTTGAGTAattattttaaatcagaaaaaaggCAGAGTTATTTTAGATAGTGAGATGATCTGGACACAGTAGATGCACCTTGAGTTGTAAAATGTGCTCACTGATAAGCATAATGCTTCAGACCAGAGTGTGCCTTTTGCACTGCTGACAAATGTTGCTCTCATAAGAACCTGGAGTATGTGAACCATCTTGGTGTGCCTTCCATCTAAACTTACATTTTGGGTATTTCTTGTTAAGACAGCAGCACCTTTCCAAGATTAGGCCTTTAGGTCTTTTTCCTCATTCAAAAGATCCCAGTTATGCCTTTAGGGTTTATCTAGATAGATTAGAGAAATTTGCACTGGTGGCAATGCATACCCCTAAATGACACAACTATACTGGTGTGATTGACCCCGGTGGGTTGGTCATACCAATGTAAACCCCATTTTGCACTGATGCAGtgtgtctacagcaggggtctgcAGCAGTGTAAATACACCATTGCAAATTTCCCTAATCTATACAAGTCCTTAAATTCAGAACTGCAcaccccaatgaagtcaactgCTCCCATGGTTCTAAGTACAGAACTGGATACTTGTAGCATAAAGTACATTTCATTAAAACACTTATGTGGTACATGTCAGAAGACAAAGGAATTAGCCCAAACGTGCCTTGCATAGGAAGACACTTATAGGAACAAAGATGGTGTTGCTATGATAAATGCTAATTAACACTAGGGTACTGATGGAAACAAAGGTGAAATTTGTTCAAACACAATGAATAAGAAAATAATTactataaatttaaaaaacaactgtTTCTGCTATGCCACAAATGGCAAATATTGGTCACAACTTCTATCATggcaacaagttaaaaattaaagTGCTTTTAGATCTGAAAATCTAATAACAAACAGGCCCTTACATGCACACTGCAGTGCAAACCCAGGGAAAAGTGTCAGCGGAAGGACACTCGTTGTTTTTCCCTATATCTGCAGAACACAATGCAACACTGGATCCAACATTTCCATTCTCCCAAGGCAACCGCATGGCAGGCATGACTGATCCCACAACCAAGGTCACTGCACCAGCACAGGAATTCACCAGCACAGCTTGAGACAGATGTTAGTAGCCCATTTGACCTATTCCCTGCCTGATCTTTTAGCAACAAATATGGCCTGGGCTTTTCTTTTGTCGATGTAGTAGAAAAATTAGTCTTCAAAGTTACAACTGGAATAAAGCTCCGCCCCACgccaaaaataaaatggaaggggaaggggacaACAAGTGGGCCCCCTTGATCTATAGAGTAAGGCAAAGGAATGTCCAATTGCACAAGCTAATGAGACATAGCAACCAAGGACAAGAGTGTCCAGATCACAAGCGATTTGTTTTCAGCATCACAATTCGCAGTCTGGTGTTTTGTCTTAAACGTATGCAGCTGCTACTGGGAGAGAGAATGTGCAGCAGCTTGTGGCTATACATTTGGGATCCAGGAGAACGGGGCGAGGGTAGTAGAACTGTAAAAGTCCAGTCTTGTTCCACATCCTGTTAGAGAAGCTGATCACACTTCTGTCAGCATTTTCTTCCCTCTGTAGCCCTGATTGCTGGCTGGAATGAAGTTGGgatatttcatagattctaaatcTTCTGCCTCCAGAAATTCTGATTTACTGAGGGACTGATTACTGCCCCCCTTTTTAGGCTCCGAGAAAGGAGACTGCTGCTCGCCACAGGTGACATGGGTGTACTGGCACTGCTCCTCCTGCTCAGTTTCTCGGTGGTAGAAGTAGTTGAAGTTGGACACGATGACAGGTACGGGCAGGGCTATGGTCAGCACGCCAGCGATAGCACACAAGGAGCCCACGATCTTGCCCCCGATTGTCATAGGGTACATGTCCCCGTAGCCCACAGTGGTCATGGTCACTACTGCCCACCAGAAAGCATCTGGGATACTGGTGAACAAAGATTCTGGGTCATCAGTCTCAGCAAAATACACGGCGCTAGAGAAAAGGATCACACCGATGAAAAGGAAAAAGATGAGGAGACCGAGCTCTCTCATGCTGGCCTGGAGGGTTTTCCCCAGGATCTGCAGCCCCTTGGAGTGTCTGGAGAGCTTGAAGATCCTGAAGACCCTGACCAGGCGGATGACCCTGAGGATGGCCAGGGACATGGCTTGCTGCTGGCCCCCGTTGTTGTTAATGGCGGTCCTAGGCTGCTGTTTTTGCTGCTGCTCCTGAGCCAGCTCGGTGCCCAGGGTGATGAAGTAAGGGATGATGGCCACGATGTCGATGATGTTCATGATGTTCCTGGAGAACTCGGGCTTGCTGGGGCAGGCGAAGAAGCGCACCAGCAGCTCGAAGGAGAACCAGATGATGCACAGGGTCTCGATGAGGAAGAAGGGGTCGGTGAAGAAGGGGTTTGCCCTGGGAGAGAGGTGCATCGGACCCGGGGTGCCATTTGGCTGCTCAGCGAGCGAGAACGTCTGGTCCTCCCGGTGCGCGCCCTCCGCAAAGCCCGGCGGTGCGCCCTTGCTCTCCTGGCGGAACTCgggcagggtctccaggcagAAGATGACTATGGAGATGAGGATCACCAGCACCGAGACGATGGCGATGCCCCGGGCCGGCCCAGAGCTCTCCGGGTACTCGAAAAGGAGCCACACCTGTCGCTGGAAGTGCTGTTGAGGCaggggcttctcctcctcctggatGAATCCCTCGTCCTCCCGGAAGGTCTCGATGGCCTCCTCGCCCAGCTGGTAGAAGCGGATCTCCTCCATGAAGATGTCCAGGGGCACATGGACCGGCCGGCGCAGCCGGCCCCCCGACTGGTAGTAATAGAGGATGGCGTCGAAGCTGGGCCGGTTCCGATCGAAGAAGTACTCGTTGCGCAGCGGGTCGAAGAAGCGCATCCGGCGGCTCGGGTCTCCCAGCAGCGTGTCCGGGAAGAGCGACAGGGTCCGCAGCTGGGTCTCGAAGCGCAGCCCGGAGATGTTGATCACCAGGCGctcgctgctgcagcagctgccgcTCCCGCTCCGGTCCTCCCCGGCAGCCTCCGCCTCTCCGCAGCCGCCCCCGGCCCCTGCGAGAGACAGGGGCTCCTCCGCCCTCATGCCAGCTGCACCGCCCGGCCAGGGGAGCCAAGCCCGGCGGGGAGGTGGCGGGGCAGCCCTGGGTCTGCTGCTCTGCCCAGCTCAAGGtgcgctctccctcccccccgctgctgctggggTCTGGGTCCCTCTGTCCTCCGCTCTCCCGACTGGGATCTGAGTCTGTCTGtccctccgcctcccccccccccccggggtctgTCTGTCCCTCCCCTTGCTGGGGTCTAGTTGGGTTCGTctgtccctcccctcccgccgCTGGGGTCTGGGTCTGTCTGCCCCTCCTCGCTGGGGGCTGGAGCTAGCGGTCTGTCCGGCTGTCCCTGTTTCACCTCCCGGAGGCTGGCTCGCTGGCTGTCCTTCCCTCTCCTTCAGGAGCCGGGGTGTGTCTTGCTCCCGCTTGCcagtttctctcttcccctgggtgGGTCTGGGTCTGTCCGTCCCTCGCGctgctccggggctcggggccgCTCAGTCTGTCCTTTCTGCCGAGGTCCGGCTGCCCTCTGCCCTCCGCCCAGCCCTCCGCCTGTTGCTCCTTCTGCGCACCGGCTCAGCCTCTGCCGGTGCCTGGCTCTCGCTCTCCAGCGCGGGCTGCGCCCCGCTCCTCCTCGCCGGGCACCGGCTGAGTGTCTGGGCGCCTGCCCCTCGCCCCGGCCTCTCGCTGCTACCGCAGCTCCTCCAGCTCCGTCCTCTCTCCTTCCTACACACACAGCTAGACGTGGAGCGGAGAGTGGTGCCTGCCTCCGCCTTCCTCCCCATACCCCCGCCCACCCAGCCGGAGGATGCAGCCACAGTaaactcgggggaggggggcgatcGGTGCCCGCACTGCCCTCCCCATCAGCGGCCCTACAAGCTCCCAGCGGGAAGGTGTAATTCGCTACGGCCCTCCAATCCTAACGGATGGATGCACGACCTTCCCCCGCGCGAACTGCTTTGGAGCCAGATGCTCCAACTCAGGGGCTTGCTCTGGAGGTAGCAGCTCCCCCTACTCGGAATGACACCGTTTTGTTAACCTAAGCCCTGGCGAATGATCGAAAACAAGGCAGGATGATCCAGTGTTCAGAGCAGGGAACGTGGCTCCAGGAGACCTGGAGCGTGCTCCCTTCTTTGCCCATGACTatctgaccttgagcaagtctctGGATGGTTTTAAACAGCCTCCAGAGCCTCACTTTATATGTATGATGTGATCACatatattaaaagaacaaaatTTGTTACCCTTAGGAAACTGGCTTTGTGAATGGAAATTacggggagtcaggagacctgggctcaggAGGGATAACCGAGTGAAATGTTGCGTCCTGTGTACTACAGGAGATCACACTAGGTGATCTAACACTAACCGTCCCTTTTGGTGCTAACATCTATTACTAGCTCCTTCTATCATTTAATCTCACTGtggctcagtttctccatctgtaaaaggggactAATGCGCCTTCCACTCCTTGCAAAGAAGCATTAGATCATTTGATGAAGAGTACTTTAccagtgctaagtattattatctaGCCTTTTATCATTGTAGCATCTGATGACTTTGTTGGCTTCCAGCCATGTCCTCAGTCCACGCCTTCCCTAAACAGCATACAGTGTAGAAGCAAAGCATTCCCTGAACTCTCTCCCTTTCCAGTCTAGTTATCTGGCAAGCTTCTTGGTTGTTAAGGCCTGGAATGCTTTTGACCAGTTGGTTGCTGCTCTTCTTGGTTCTGTTTTCAGAAAGAAGGTGAGAATCAGCTATTACATTATTTTAACATTGCCTAGttctttttccctcctccttttctgTGCTAAATCAGCAAGTCTGCTGCACTAGGAGGTGTGGTTCCTGTTTACATCATGCATAATTAGGCAATTTTTGCATCACATGACAAAGTTTACCAAAGAAtagatccttttaaaaaaatcaacatttatctTGTGATGGTAAAAAGCAATTTACCATGATTCATTTTTCAAATCTTATGATGAATTATTCATTCATATGGTTACTTGAATCATCATTATTATGATTTATTCATTCATGTCATTACACATTCAGgatatttcttttaaattcttTTGGGAAGGATGGGCAGGCTCCTGCAGTTTGTAACAGGATACACAACCTTTCACCTCTAAGGCTAGTGGGGCTGAATCGGACCCAGGGCAGTAGGGATCAAAAGTCACTAGTACAGGACAGGACTTCAACAGTCTGTATGGAATTGGCTAATGGAGCTCAGTACAGTTCTAGTGGACAGGTATCTCCCTCATCCTTGAGACAATTTGGTAGTCTCAACAGTCCATTCCTATGTTTGACACAAGAATGGTTGGGGAGAGGGAGCAAAACTAGCTTTGAACACCTCATATTTTGAGGCAACTTGGCCCTGGCCTCAATTAGAGCAGCATTCAGGTTGCTCTAACTTAAGCTCTACCTTCCCTGGCCCTCTGTGGGCTTGGGCAAAGGGAGAATAGCCAGCATACTGCTCTGgtaattctctctccctcccagctccaaCCCTCAGCTAACACCTGACTGCTCCCCTTCACTGGAGGCTGGAAGCAGGACTGTGTCATTGAGGGAGCACTCTTCCATAGGAGTATTTTGAGGAGGCTTCTTCACTATGAGAGTGGCATAGAGGAACATTAGGTAAAAGGAGAACTGGCCCTAGGCAGCCTAAATAATGAAGGTAGAGACTGAAATATAGTTTCACAACTCCAGTTGCTCTAGATCGGAGCCATACTGAAGGGAGAAGCATGAAGAAGTTTGAAATCTGTTGCCCTGGCTTCCTGTGGATAAAAAGAGGAGATCAGCCTCCAGGGTCGTGAATGTGGTGGCTTTTGccagcaccaaactcattttTAATACTGTTGTTAAAAAGGGGAATAATTAGCTTATACATAATGCAAAGATGAACAACAGCTAGCTGTTGCAAGTGTTTAGCTTAGAGAATTGTTAAAATACTAAGAATTCACACAACAGTTTTGTTCATAAACATATTCTAGGCTGACAGTTGATTGAAGGGAAAGCTTGAAGAAGGAAAATAAGAGCCGCAAAAGCAATTTGCTTTATATGGCAACATACTCATGTACCAAAATTTCTAATGTGCAAAAACTAAATTGGAAGGTTAGGGGCCTGCCATACAGTTAGATGTGCACTTCTGGTGAATTTTGggtgattttttccccacagtctgTCTCAGCTACTTACACAACCCACATTAAATGTGGTATCTGAGCAACTCACAAACTTTTATCTGCAAATCACGCCAGTGAAGCAGGACgatgctattattcccatttcacagatagggaactgaggcagagagactaactgacttgctcaagatcacacaggaagtctgtagtggagcaggggcttgaagctgggtctccagctatgagagaacaaataactatttttttcctgaatgTGCATTAAGATTGAAATTTTTGCAGTATGAATGGATTTGGAGACCTAATTCCCATTAATTGTCACAGGAACTGGACATCCAGATCTCTTAGGCAACTGCCAGAATCCCAGTCTAAAACCTTTACATTGCTTATTTAGACCAAACTTCACCAAAGTGGCCTCTGATTCTGGGTGCCTGTTTTGGGGCGCTCAGGTTGAGACACTTCCCAAAATCAGAGGCTACTTTGAAAAATTGTGCCCCAAATAAGTTGTCCTTTGAAAGCCTATTACTCCCTTATGGGTTCCTCTTTTCATTCTTTGTCATCCTATCCCCCTATGGCTTCCGTTTCCCCCTTCTGTAATTTTCCTCTTCTCATCCTTCCTGGGTTGTTTTCTTCCCTCCTGCCTTCCCTTTCTGTCCTAGGACTGGCCCCTCCTCTGGCCCCTATTGGCTTCCTCTCTAAACTGCATtgatacatagattcatagattcatagattctaggactggaagggacctcgagaggtcatcgagtccagtcccctgcccgcatggcaggaccaaatactgtctagaccatccctgatagacatttatctaacctactcttaaatatctccagagatggagattccacaacctccctaggcaatttgttccagtgtttaaccaccctgacagttaggaactttttcctaatgtccaacctagacctcccttgctgcagtttaaacccattgtttctggttctatccttagaggctaaggtgaacaagttttctccctcctccttatgacacccttttagatacctgaaaactgctatcatgtcccctctcagtcttctcttttccaaactaaacaaacccaattctttcagccttccttcataggtcatgttctcaagacctttaatcattcttgttgctcttctttggaccctttccaatttctccacatcttttttaaaatgcggcgcccagaactggacacaatactccagctgaggcctaaccagagcagagtagagcggaagaatgacttctcgtgtcttgctcacaacacacctgttaatacatcccagaatcatgtttgctttttttgcaacagcatcacactgttgactcatatttagcttgtggtccactataacccctagatccctttctgccgtactccttcctagacagtctcttcccattctgtatgtgtgaaattgatttttccttcctaagtggagcactttgcatttgtctttgttaaacttcatcctgtttaactcagaccatttctccaatttgtccagatcattttgaattatgaccctgtcctccaaagtagttgcaatccctcccagtttggtatcatccgcaaacttaataagcgtactttctatgccaatatctaagtcgttgatgaagatattgaacagagccggtcccaaaacagacccctgcggtaccccactcgttacgcctttccagcaggattgggaaccattaataacaactctctgagtacggttatccagccagttatgcacccaccttatagtagccccatctaaattgtatttgcctagtttatcgataagaatatcatgcgagaccgtatcaaatgccttactaaagtctaggtataccacatccacagcttcacccttatccacaaggctcgttatcctatcaaagaaagctatcagattggtttgacatgatttgttcttcacaaatccatgctggctgttccctatcactttaccaccttccaagtgtttgcagatgatttccttaattacttgctccattatcttccctggcacagaagttaaactaactagtctgtagtttcctgggttgtttttatttccctttttatagatgggcactatatttgcccttttccagtcttctggaatctctcctgtctcccatgactttccaaagataatagctagaggctcagatacctcctctattagctccttgagtattctaggatgcatttcatcaggcccgggtgacttgcaggcatctaacttttataagtgatttttaacttgttctttttttattttatccgctaaacctacccccttcctattagtattcactatgttaggcattccttcagacttctcggtgaagaccgaaacaaagaagtcattaagcatctctgccatttccaagtttcctgttactgtttctccctcttcactaagcagtgggcctaccctgtctttggtcttcctcttgcttctaatgtattgataaaaagtcttcttgtttccttttattcccgtagctagtttgagctcattttgtgcctttgcctttctaatcttgcccctgcattcctgtgttgtttgcctatattcatcctttgtaatctgtcctagtttccattttttatatgactcctttttattttttagatcgtgcaagatctcgtggttaagccaaggtggtcttttgccacattttctatctttcctaaccagcggaatagcttgcttttgggcccttaatagtgtccctttgaaaaactgccaactctcctcagttgtttttcctctcagtcttgattcccatgggaccttacctatcagctctctgagcttcccaaaatctgccttcctgaaatccattgtctctattttgctgttctcccttctacccttccttagaattgcaaactctatgatttcatgatcactttcacccaggctgccttctactttcacattctcaatgagttc
Coding sequences within it:
- the KCNA6 gene encoding potassium voltage-gated channel subfamily A member 6, giving the protein MRAEEPLSLAGAGGGCGEAEAAGEDRSGSGSCCSSERLVINISGLRFETQLRTLSLFPDTLLGDPSRRMRFFDPLRNEYFFDRNRPSFDAILYYYQSGGRLRRPVHVPLDIFMEEIRFYQLGEEAIETFREDEGFIQEEEKPLPQQHFQRQVWLLFEYPESSGPARGIAIVSVLVILISIVIFCLETLPEFRQESKGAPPGFAEGAHREDQTFSLAEQPNGTPGPMHLSPRANPFFTDPFFLIETLCIIWFSFELLVRFFACPSKPEFSRNIMNIIDIVAIIPYFITLGTELAQEQQQKQQPRTAINNNGGQQQAMSLAILRVIRLVRVFRIFKLSRHSKGLQILGKTLQASMRELGLLIFFLFIGVILFSSAVYFAETDDPESLFTSIPDAFWWAVVTMTTVGYGDMYPMTIGGKIVGSLCAIAGVLTIALPVPVIVSNFNYFYHRETEQEEQCQYTHVTCGEQQSPFSEPKKGGSNQSLSKSEFLEAEDLESMKYPNFIPASNQGYRGKKMLTEV